In Candidatus Promineifilum breve, one genomic interval encodes:
- the rimO gene encoding 30S ribosomal protein S12 methylthiotransferase RimO gives MSKAKQKKQFYLLSLGCSKNTVDSNSMADLLLRAGFDAAGDPDDAGVLIVNTCGFIESARQESIGALRELAALKGPNQLLIAAGCMAQRYGNEVVEWVPGIDGVIGTRRWMDIVPFVRELRRRKHPQPLYHLPDEATTVGRDEHNVLRVAVQGASAYLKIADGCRRPCAFCAIPQIKGTHVSRPPAAIVAEAARLQAAGVRELILIAQDTTDYGHDLGLKNGLSFLLREIAAAAPDIPWIRLMYAYPGYVTDELIETMATTPQIVPYLDIPLQHGHRETLKRMRRPANIEWVYGTVEKLRAAMPDIAIRTTFIVGYPGETDEEFDGLKTFVRDLRFDRVGAFTYSYEASTPSATVSWQVDEDVKQARQAELMELQQAISLARNQAQVGRVLPVLIEGHGDGLSVGRTYRDAPEIDGLVLIPGELPLGELVPVRIDGAMTYDLTGQPVFGDEVISGPVVSGSVSRAENGAAIPLAMLPVIE, from the coding sequence ATGAGCAAAGCCAAACAGAAAAAGCAGTTCTATCTTCTCAGCCTGGGCTGTAGCAAGAACACCGTCGATTCCAACAGCATGGCCGACCTGCTGTTGCGGGCCGGCTTCGACGCCGCCGGCGACCCCGACGACGCCGGTGTGCTCATCGTCAACACCTGCGGCTTCATCGAGAGCGCCCGGCAGGAGTCGATCGGCGCGCTGCGCGAACTGGCCGCGCTGAAGGGGCCGAATCAGTTGCTCATCGCCGCCGGCTGCATGGCCCAACGCTACGGCAACGAAGTGGTCGAGTGGGTGCCGGGCATCGACGGCGTGATCGGCACGCGGCGCTGGATGGACATCGTGCCCTTCGTGCGCGAACTGCGCCGCCGCAAGCACCCCCAGCCGCTCTACCACCTGCCCGACGAGGCGACCACCGTCGGCCGCGACGAGCACAACGTGCTGCGCGTCGCCGTGCAGGGGGCCAGCGCCTATCTCAAGATCGCCGATGGTTGCCGTCGCCCCTGCGCCTTCTGCGCCATCCCGCAGATCAAGGGCACTCACGTCAGCCGCCCCCCGGCGGCCATCGTCGCCGAGGCCGCCCGGCTGCAAGCGGCCGGCGTGCGCGAACTGATCCTCATCGCCCAGGACACGACCGACTACGGCCACGATCTAGGGCTGAAGAACGGCCTCTCCTTCCTGCTGCGGGAGATCGCCGCCGCCGCGCCCGACATCCCCTGGATTCGCCTGATGTACGCCTACCCCGGCTACGTCACCGACGAACTGATCGAAACGATGGCGACCACGCCGCAGATCGTGCCCTATCTCGACATCCCGCTGCAACACGGCCACCGCGAGACGCTGAAGCGTATGCGCCGCCCGGCCAATATCGAATGGGTCTACGGCACGGTCGAGAAATTGCGCGCGGCCATGCCCGACATCGCCATCCGCACCACGTTCATCGTCGGCTACCCCGGCGAGACGGACGAGGAGTTCGACGGGCTGAAGACGTTCGTCCGCGACCTGCGCTTCGACCGCGTGGGCGCGTTCACCTACTCCTACGAGGCATCGACCCCCTCGGCCACCGTGTCCTGGCAGGTGGACGAGGACGTGAAGCAGGCCCGGCAGGCGGAATTGATGGAACTGCAACAGGCCATCTCGCTGGCCCGCAACCAGGCCCAGGTCGGCCGCGTGTTGCCGGTGCTCATCGAGGGGCACGGCGACGGCCTGAGCGTCGGCCGCACCTATCGCGACGCGCCGGAGATCGACGGGCTGGTGCTTATCCCCGGCGAGTTGCCGCTGGGCGAGCTGGTTCCCGTGCGCATTGACGGGGCCATGACCTATGACCTGACGGGGCAGCCGGTGTTTGGGGATGAAGTAATCAGTGGGCCAGTGGTCAGTGGATCAGTCAGCAGGGCCGAGAACGGGGCGGCGATCCCGTTGGCCATGTTGCCGGTCATCGAGTAG
- a CDS encoding helicase-associated domain-containing protein, with product MRTLEQALLDHELIVLRVIGEWHDLDLTGRDKSRAVAELAAQLAQFDLVHEVESLEPEEAAALTSLVRQGGRAPVAVFEREHGEVRQMGPGRMEREEPWLDPASAAESLWYRGFLYRGFDQTDEGALEFYYLPQELLARLAPQSPARRVEAPAPAVEPGLRPIAPPDETRPPPIDAVDDLTTLLALAQRTGLRPERLPNLDGLLLNPDRDRRSLLLTLATEMSLLRRADERLRPTRSTLDWLRQSREAQLRALVDAWSRGVWNELRHTPGLEAEGESWQNDPLAARTALMDALPADDQWYRLADLVGVIRQADPDFQRPDGNYETWYIRDAETRQYLSGFDNWEWVEGRLLRFLIQGPLHWLGMVELSAASDAERAAYRLAPRALAWLGDEPPAADEVRVPLVVQPEGILLVPYNAGRYERFQAARIADPEPLTPGKPYRYRIVPSSLAEAQEQGITVERMLAFLESAGQRPVPAGVRRGITRWAEKGIEGRLQTVVVLRVGDAAILETLRANPKTRDFIGEALGELAVVIRQGEWEPFRQAAAQLGLLLDVGDSG from the coding sequence ATGCGCACTCTGGAACAAGCTCTGCTGGATCACGAACTGATCGTCCTGCGCGTCATCGGTGAATGGCACGACCTCGACCTGACCGGCCGCGATAAATCGCGCGCCGTGGCCGAACTGGCCGCGCAATTGGCCCAATTCGATCTGGTGCACGAAGTGGAATCTCTGGAGCCGGAAGAGGCGGCGGCGCTGACCAGCCTGGTGCGCCAGGGCGGCCGCGCGCCGGTGGCCGTCTTCGAGCGCGAGCACGGCGAAGTGCGCCAGATGGGGCCGGGGCGCATGGAGCGCGAGGAGCCGTGGCTCGATCCCGCCAGCGCGGCCGAGTCGCTCTGGTATCGCGGCTTCCTCTATCGCGGCTTCGACCAGACCGACGAGGGCGCGCTGGAGTTCTATTATTTGCCGCAGGAGTTGTTGGCCCGTCTGGCCCCCCAGTCGCCGGCCCGTCGCGTGGAAGCGCCGGCACCGGCCGTCGAACCGGGCTTGCGCCCCATCGCCCCCCCCGACGAGACCCGCCCGCCGCCCATCGACGCCGTGGATGACCTGACCACGTTGCTGGCCCTGGCCCAGCGCACCGGCCTGCGCCCGGAACGGCTGCCCAACCTTGACGGCCTGCTGCTGAATCCCGACCGCGACCGGCGTTCGCTGCTGCTGACGCTGGCGACGGAGATGTCGCTCTTGCGGCGGGCCGACGAGCGGCTGCGGCCGACGCGATCAACGCTCGACTGGCTGCGCCAGAGCCGCGAGGCCCAACTGCGGGCGCTGGTCGATGCCTGGAGCCGCGGCGTCTGGAACGAACTGCGCCATACGCCCGGCCTGGAGGCCGAGGGCGAAAGCTGGCAGAACGACCCGCTGGCGGCGCGCACGGCGCTGATGGACGCGCTGCCGGCCGATGACCAATGGTATCGTCTGGCCGACCTCGTGGGCGTCATTCGCCAGGCCGACCCCGATTTCCAGCGCCCCGACGGCAACTACGAGACGTGGTACATCCGCGACGCCGAGACGCGCCAATATCTGTCGGGCTTCGACAATTGGGAGTGGGTGGAGGGACGGCTGCTGCGCTTTCTGATTCAGGGGCCGCTGCACTGGCTGGGCATGGTCGAATTGTCGGCGGCGTCGGACGCGGAGCGGGCGGCCTACCGCCTGGCGCCGCGGGCGTTGGCCTGGCTGGGCGACGAGCCGCCGGCGGCCGACGAAGTGCGCGTGCCCTTGGTCGTCCAGCCGGAGGGCATTCTCCTCGTGCCCTATAACGCCGGCCGCTATGAGCGCTTTCAGGCGGCGCGCATCGCCGACCCGGAGCCGCTGACGCCCGGCAAACCGTACCGCTACCGCATCGTGCCGTCGTCGCTGGCCGAGGCCCAGGAGCAGGGCATCACCGTCGAGCGCATGTTGGCCTTTCTGGAGAGCGCCGGGCAGCGGCCGGTGCCGGCCGGGGTGCGGCGCGGCATCACCCGCTGGGCCGAGAAGGGCATCGAGGGGCGGCTGCAAACCGTGGTCGTGCTGCGCGTGGGCGACGCGGCCATCCTGGAGACACTGCGCGCCAATCCCAAGACCCGCGACTTCATCGGCGAGGCGCTGGGCGAACTGGCCGTTGTCATCCGCCAGGGGGAATGGGAGCCGTTCCGCCAGGCCGCGGCGCAATTGGGGCTATTGCTGGATGTGGGGGATAGTGGATAG
- a CDS encoding class I SAM-dependent methyltransferase translates to MDEYDRIARYYDLTHDRLTADVPFLLAQAAEAGGPVLEIGCGSGRLLVPLARAGQTITGVDRSAEMLARAEPRLAALPAQARARVRLLRADARTLALPAEETFGLVFFGYNTFMHLDEAAAGATLKRLRPLLRPGGRLIIDVANPLLLSQAADDPDFALEEILFDAAHGETIRHYTAYEAIPGEQVVDVTWVYETDREEGGEEASRTRARLRYYYLYPHQYDLLLTLTGFRLTAIYGDYDRAPFDEESERLLLVAE, encoded by the coding sequence GTGGATGAGTACGACCGCATTGCCCGCTATTACGATCTGACCCACGACCGGCTGACGGCCGACGTGCCTTTCCTGCTGGCCCAGGCGGCCGAGGCGGGCGGCCCGGTGCTGGAGATCGGCTGCGGCAGCGGGCGGCTGCTGGTTCCGCTGGCCCGCGCCGGGCAGACCATCACCGGCGTCGACCGCTCGGCGGAGATGTTGGCCCGCGCCGAGCCCCGTCTGGCGGCACTGCCGGCCCAGGCCCGCGCGCGGGTGCGCCTGTTGCGGGCCGACGCGCGGACGCTGGCCCTGCCCGCCGAGGAAACTTTCGGCCTGGTCTTCTTCGGTTATAACACCTTCATGCATCTCGATGAGGCCGCGGCCGGGGCGACGTTGAAGCGGTTGCGGCCGTTGTTGCGGCCTGGCGGGCGGCTGATCATCGACGTCGCCAATCCGCTCCTGCTGTCGCAGGCCGCCGACGATCCCGATTTTGCGCTGGAGGAGATCCTGTTCGACGCGGCCCACGGCGAGACGATCCGCCACTACACGGCCTACGAAGCCATTCCCGGCGAGCAGGTTGTCGACGTCACCTGGGTCTACGAGACGGACAGGGAAGAGGGCGGCGAAGAAGCATCGCGCACCCGGGCGCGGCTGCGCTACTACTATCTCTATCCCCACCAGTACGATCTGTTGCTGACCCTGACCGGCTTTCGCCTGACGGCCATCTACGGCGACTACGACCGTGCGCCGTTTGACGAGGAGAGTGAGCGGTTGTTGTTGGTGGCGGAGTAG
- a CDS encoding TlpA family protein disulfide reductase: MRARLEWFALIALTALVGAGWIYVSREANTGLGPTPLTTAPYVGNLAPDFTLPTIDGQAVTLSDFTAAGTPVVLNFWATWCPPCRVEMPYFESAATRHAGEIAILGLNQAEPAEAIAAYARDHGLTYPLLVDADMKVNNLYGVLNLPTTVFIDHNGIVREVLIGTINQGVLAERIEQLMD; this comes from the coding sequence ATGCGCGCGCGGCTGGAGTGGTTCGCTCTCATCGCCCTGACCGCCCTGGTCGGCGCGGGCTGGATCTACGTCTCGCGCGAGGCGAACACCGGGCTTGGCCCGACGCCGCTGACGACCGCGCCCTACGTGGGCAATCTGGCCCCCGATTTCACCCTGCCGACGATTGACGGGCAGGCCGTCACCCTGAGCGACTTCACCGCCGCCGGCACGCCGGTGGTGCTCAACTTCTGGGCCACCTGGTGCCCGCCCTGCCGGGTGGAAATGCCCTACTTCGAGAGCGCGGCCACACGCCACGCCGGGGAAATCGCCATCCTGGGGCTGAATCAGGCCGAGCCGGCCGAGGCCATCGCCGCCTACGCCCGCGACCACGGCCTGACCTACCCCCTACTGGTCGACGCGGATATGAAGGTCAACAATCTCTACGGCGTCCTGAACCTGCCGACGACGGTCTTCATCGACCACAACGGCATCGTCCGCGAGGTGCTGATCGGCACGATCAACCAGGGCGTATTGGCCGAGCGCATCGAGCAATTAATGGATTGA
- a CDS encoding helix-turn-helix domain-containing protein, with the protein MDEIGHILREARENKGLTVEDVQAQIRINTRFLTALEGGQYNALPSPVHVRGFLRNYARFLGLDPQPLLDRYLVVQGQDARLGPPVVQEITPDTPLIERQDQPFFDPVNMEVNGKGFEAVTGGGGSGGILQIVIIVALVVALALIANRFIPILFGSGDNGNIVEEFTSAVQDVVADVTNATATPTTTPDAPAAAAGSSSVVVGGTEQPILDTTRNNPGGAGTATPTRPPLPVTLDEIRLKLDILERTWVEVTIDGSVVYSGIAKTNDTFEWTALNEAKIVTGNATGVFATINDVALGRLGGRGERHEEVWRTTQ; encoded by the coding sequence ATGGACGAGATCGGACACATATTACGCGAAGCTCGCGAGAACAAGGGCCTGACTGTCGAAGACGTTCAGGCCCAGATTCGCATCAACACCCGCTTTCTGACGGCGTTGGAGGGCGGTCAATATAACGCCTTACCCTCGCCCGTGCACGTGCGCGGGTTTTTGCGCAATTATGCCCGCTTCCTGGGCCTCGACCCGCAGCCGCTGCTGGATCGCTACCTCGTGGTGCAGGGGCAAGACGCGCGCCTCGGGCCGCCGGTGGTGCAGGAGATTACCCCCGATACCCCCCTCATCGAACGGCAAGACCAGCCTTTCTTCGATCCGGTCAACATGGAAGTGAACGGCAAGGGGTTCGAAGCCGTCACCGGCGGCGGCGGTTCGGGCGGCATTCTGCAAATCGTCATCATTGTCGCCCTGGTGGTGGCCCTGGCGCTCATCGCCAATCGCTTCATCCCCATCCTCTTCGGCAGTGGGGATAACGGCAACATCGTCGAGGAATTTACCTCGGCCGTGCAGGACGTGGTGGCCGACGTGACCAATGCCACGGCCACCCCCACCACGACGCCTGACGCGCCGGCCGCGGCTGCCGGCTCCAGCAGCGTCGTCGTCGGCGGCACGGAGCAGCCGATCCTCGATACTACCCGCAACAATCCCGGCGGCGCGGGCACGGCCACCCCAACCCGCCCGCCGCTGCCGGTCACACTGGACGAAATCCGCCTCAAACTCGATATCCTGGAACGGACGTGGGTCGAGGTGACCATTGACGGCAGCGTCGTCTATAGCGGCATCGCCAAGACCAACGACACGTTTGAATGGACAGCCCTCAATGAGGCCAAGATCGTCACCGGCAACGCCACGGGCGTGTTTGCGACGATCAATGATGTGGCCCTCGGCCGCCTGGGTGGCCGCGGCGAACGGCACGAAGAGGTCTGGCGGACGACACAATAA
- the rplI gene encoding 50S ribosomal protein L9, which produces MKVLLKEDVDNLGYAGEVHTVADGFGRNFLLPKGLAVRATPEVMRQAEAWRKRAEARRAEMRAEYDLLSERIRAVTLSFTARAGDNGKLYGSITTHQIADKLNQKLGTEIDRRKIGTEPLRMVGEHHIPVRLGGDHHPEFIVTVLQEGAPVAVAAVAPAAVVVEEAAADLSDELEPEAAVEAQA; this is translated from the coding sequence ATGAAAGTGTTGTTGAAAGAAGACGTTGACAATCTGGGCTACGCGGGCGAGGTTCATACCGTGGCCGATGGCTTTGGCCGTAACTTTTTGCTGCCCAAGGGGCTGGCCGTGCGGGCCACGCCCGAGGTAATGCGCCAGGCCGAAGCATGGCGCAAGCGGGCTGAGGCGCGTCGCGCCGAAATGCGCGCCGAGTATGACCTGCTGTCCGAGCGCATCCGCGCCGTGACCTTGTCCTTCACCGCCCGCGCCGGCGATAACGGCAAGCTCTATGGCTCCATCACCACCCACCAGATCGCCGACAAATTGAACCAGAAGCTGGGAACCGAGATCGACCGGCGCAAGATCGGCACGGAGCCGCTGCGTATGGTGGGCGAGCACCACATCCCGGTGCGTCTGGGTGGCGATCATCATCCCGAATTCATCGTGACTGTGTTGCAAGAGGGCGCGCCGGTAGCGGTAGCCGCGGTGGCGCCGGCGGCGGTTGTCGTCGAAGAAGCGGCGGCCGACCTGAGCGACGAGCTGGAGCCGGAAGCGGCGGTCGAGGCCCAGGCCTGA
- a CDS encoding diacylglycerol/lipid kinase family protein — MRVKLIINARSGTGRGREQTEMVNDLGRRYGELDIYPTLHPGHAVELAAAAAGEGYDLVVAAGGDGTVHEVVNGLMDGDRATLPLGILPIGSGNDTAFGLGILDEPETAIKRLFNGSLRSLDLARITDERGNSKVFINNLGIGFDAIVVMRTQTITRLSGFAMYFAAVLQTILFYYQIPYLEIAFDDERVNQRSLFLYGGLGPRGGGGFLMTPDARWDDALIDTCLVNPVGRLTMLNMLTKVMKGTHVTSRHVTMRQNGQITVKSNTPMPIQLDGEMFAYPRDDVHQVSIVTLPAAIQVMV; from the coding sequence ATGCGCGTCAAGCTCATCATCAACGCGCGCTCGGGCACGGGCCGGGGGCGCGAACAAACCGAAATGGTCAACGATCTGGGCCGGCGGTATGGGGAACTGGACATCTACCCCACCCTGCACCCCGGCCATGCCGTCGAACTGGCCGCCGCGGCCGCCGGTGAAGGGTATGATCTGGTGGTGGCCGCCGGCGGCGACGGCACGGTGCACGAGGTCGTCAACGGCCTGATGGACGGCGACCGGGCCACGCTGCCATTGGGTATCCTGCCCATCGGGTCGGGCAATGATACGGCCTTCGGTCTGGGCATCCTCGACGAACCGGAGACGGCCATCAAACGACTGTTTAATGGGTCGTTGCGGTCGCTTGACCTGGCGCGAATCACCGACGAACGCGGCAATTCAAAAGTGTTTATCAACAACCTCGGCATCGGGTTCGACGCCATCGTCGTCATGCGCACCCAGACCATCACCCGGCTATCGGGCTTTGCCATGTATTTCGCCGCCGTGCTCCAGACCATCCTGTTTTATTATCAGATTCCCTACCTGGAGATCGCCTTCGACGATGAGCGCGTCAACCAGCGCTCGCTCTTTCTCTATGGCGGGCTGGGGCCACGCGGCGGCGGCGGCTTTCTAATGACGCCCGACGCCCGCTGGGACGACGCCCTGATCGACACCTGTCTGGTGAACCCGGTCGGCCGCCTGACCATGCTCAATATGCTAACCAAAGTGATGAAAGGCACCCACGTCACCTCGCGCCACGTCACCATGCGCCAGAACGGGCAGATCACGGTCAAATCGAACACGCCCATGCCCATTCAGCTCGACGGCGAAATGTTCGCCTACCCGCGCGACGACGTCCATCAGGTGAGTATCGTCACCCTGCCCGCGGCCATTCAGGTGATGGTGTAG
- a CDS encoding PH domain-containing protein, with protein MTDQPQPSIDPTNPIARFITEDQDPEQVARIYEKLSQLLTRGEEALYIAVQKPIMIDLTPEIIVLTNRRFMHYKPDMFGRAQFTDYIWRDMRTVELEENVFRSTLTIHVTNGETIQVDNLVKEQARRLYSIAQQMEENVREEMRLRQMEEKRAEAGGVYLPGSPLSAYGPGGTTAAPADEPVQALSKLKQLMEAGLITPAEFEEKKKEILSRL; from the coding sequence ATGACCGATCAGCCTCAACCCTCGATTGACCCGACCAACCCGATCGCTCGCTTCATCACCGAGGATCAAGACCCCGAACAGGTAGCCCGCATCTATGAGAAGCTCAGCCAATTGCTGACACGTGGCGAGGAAGCGCTCTACATCGCCGTTCAGAAGCCGATCATGATCGATCTGACGCCGGAAATCATCGTGCTGACCAACCGCCGCTTCATGCACTACAAGCCGGATATGTTCGGCCGCGCCCAATTCACCGATTACATCTGGCGCGACATGCGCACAGTGGAACTGGAGGAGAACGTCTTCCGCTCCACCCTGACCATCCACGTCACCAATGGCGAGACGATTCAGGTGGACAATCTGGTGAAGGAGCAGGCGCGCCGGCTCTACTCTATCGCCCAGCAGATGGAGGAAAACGTGCGCGAGGAGATGCGGCTGCGGCAGATGGAGGAGAAGCGGGCCGAGGCCGGCGGCGTCTATCTGCCCGGCAGCCCGCTGAGCGCCTATGGGCCGGGTGGCACCACGGCCGCCCCGGCCGACGAACCCGTCCAGGCCCTCAGCAAGCTCAAGCAACTGATGGAGGCCGGACTGATCACCCCCGCCGAGTTCGAGGAGAAGAAGAAAGAAATCCTTTCGCGCCTCTAG